The DNA sequence ATGATTATATgcaattataatgataatttttcgataataTTCTAGTATCGCCAAGGAAGCCGCTATCTAAACCACATCCACCTTGAAATGCTAAATACCCGTTTTTTTCGTTCcacaataatatttagttcACTATTACTTGTTATCATACACTTTTATTGCAAAACTTATTTCTATttgcattttaaatttcactttttacCCGACCTAGTATtactttgtataaaaaaaatgccatCGGGATCGTATCAAGTGACACAAAAACCTAATACAGCTCAAAATAATGATCAATCTTACAGAAATTGTGTTATTACaatggttttatttattatgatgtgtgttattattattttggcaACTTGgccttggaaaaaaaatagtttaaataataattataacaatgcAGTCAGTGAAGATGATAACTATGTAagattaatatttgttttttttttttttttttttataagttattgtaatttaaaaattattttattaacagaaTAGTGAAGAATATGTAAgtgataatgatttttataaaaataataaatctgatAAATTTGAACGACTAGaagaaatattagaaaatacCACAATGTTTTCAGTGATAGCTGAAGTATCTGaaggttttgaaaaaaatgaatacataGAAGATAATGCTACGAGTATTAGAAAAACTGAATTTTCATCTACTACTTCaaacttattaaatactaatacgTCTGCTGGTATTGAAACGTCTTCATCactgtctaataattttattggtttTTCAACACCTTCTCCAATAGAAATATTAGAGACTAGTTCTTCTGGTGATATTGGAACGTCTTCGTCAGAatctaatgataattttactaGTTTTTCAACACCTTCTCCAGTAGAATTATTAGAGACTAGTTCTTCTGGTGATATTGGAACGTCTTCGTCAGAatctaatgataattttactaGTTTTTCATCACTTTCTCCAGTAGAATTGTTAGAGACTAGTTCTTCTGGTGATATTGAAATATCTTCATCAGTATCTTATGAGGATTCGTCagtatctaataataattcttctaCTGAGTCTATAATTAATACGAGTGAAGATTATACAGAATCTGGGGGAACAGAAGAAACTGTAAGTGATGACACTACTGTAACACCATCACCATCAGAAGGATAtagtacaataaaaaaaatggtttacttttattttggaAGTACGTATAcagaagaattaaaaaccACATTTGAGGGGGATGAAAATAAGGGCACTGCTACAAGTACACTAGGTCCATCAATTACAAATGAAGCTTTCGATGAAGATGCAGcagaatcaattaaaatttcaacggCTAATCCAAATGATACAATAGTTTATACAACTAAAAATAGTTTgctggaaaataaaattatatcttcAGAAAAAACTATCACTGAATTGTCAGATGAAGAACAAGAAAGTCCTGTTTGTATGTCAGGACAATGTAAACAATtgtcaagtaaaattttatcttatatgAATCATTCAGCGAATCCTTGCGATGACTTTTACGAATACGCTTGCGGTGGCATGGAATCAGATCCTCAAATTAGTAACGTCGACTTGTCTATGCAAGTGttggaaagaataaaaagtactttcattattttattattacaatattaattgtttttattagattgtaaatattaattaaaatgattttggATTTTAGATTcgattaagaaatttaatcatcatccagaatatttatcttttacaAAATATGTTGACAGCTGTATGAGATACGATGACTATTCtactaaaaatgaaagaattgttcaaggtttttttttatttaattgtttaataatttatttttgataattactgtctaacaaaataattattactttgatTATTCTAAATAGCTAAAAacgttttaagtaaaattggaaaattttatactgcaTCAAAttgggaaaataattttcatttaactcAATTAATTGCCAATATGATTCTGCACAATAagtaaataacatttttttataaattaattaaaatcgaaGGGAGAAGGACAAAAAAAGCATTAGAATTTAAATAGTGATAAATATTGGACCTCTTGACATTTTTATTGTGACTTCATCAGCAACTATAAGCACATACTGaacagttttataattttaaacattttaaataaaaaaaataaatattcaaattctaATGTTTTCTTTGTCCTCCCTGCGATTTGAATTacacttaaaataattgttcGGACACGATAAGGTTTCCATTTATAAACATTagggtgttaaaaaaaaaaaaaaaccaattattttgtttctcggaaacaggttcaaaagtttcatttagatataaaaatacgcCTGTAAAAAGTaaagctcttaatattaacattaaaaggTTCCGCAtcgcacttttctattttcgataataataacatagaaataattttattttcatcttctgatttttataactaggtATCGATGTGTCGTAGGAAAAAACTGCAGACATAATTTTGTAAGGAATCGAATGCTCTACAAagaagtctcttatcattttttaatgtcaagttCATAAAACCGttcagaacactattttttttaagagcttgacattaaaatgaaaataattagaaaacatatggaattttgaaaaattttatgagatattttctgagaaataaaattatatacagaaAAGATCCCATtacattttgtaataagtctgatagtttcaccggaaaaggaaaaagatctcaaaatttaatataaatttgacttcaagttcaagtaacttttgaacagatggatttatcaaaaaaaatgatgacttTCTTTGTAGAacattaaattccctacaaaattaTGTCTGCACTTTTTTCCTACGATGCATTGTTacctatttataaaaatcagaagatgcaaaaaaaattatttccatgttatttatatggaaaatagaaaagtgcgaCGCTGAATCTCTTAATGTTAAAAGCTCTAATTTTGACAagtgtatttttatatctaaatgaaatttttgaacctttttctgagaaaaaacaaatttgttttttatttttttttttaacaccctaataaaacataattatataatttttaaacgaacttattaatcaattttcttttttagccCAATACTTTTTGATATTGTACCAGATGTAAATGAAATGAatcctaaaaaatttattttaagtctaCGACCACCAgataatttatctaaatatttgaatt is a window from the Microplitis demolitor isolate Queensland-Clemson2020A chromosome 4, iyMicDemo2.1a, whole genome shotgun sequence genome containing:
- the LOC103574761 gene encoding neprilysin-1, giving the protein MLNTRFFRSTIIFSSLLLVIIHFYCKTYFYLHFKFHFLPDLVLLCIKKMPSGSYQVTQKPNTAQNNDQSYRNCVITMVLFIMMCVIIILATWPWKKNSLNNNYNNAVSEDDNYNSEEYVSDNDFYKNNKSDKFERLEEILENTTMFSVIAEVSEGFEKNEYIEDNATSIRKTEFSSTTSNLLNTNTSAGIETSSSLSNNFIGFSTPSPIEILETSSSGDIGTSSSESNDNFTSFSTPSPVELLETSSSGDIGTSSSESNDNFTSFSSLSPVELLETSSSGDIEISSSVSYEDSSVSNNNSSTESIINTSEDYTESGGTEETVSDDTTVTPSPSEGYSTIKKMVYFYFGSTYTEELKTTFEGDENKGTATSTLGPSITNEAFDEDAAESIKISTANPNDTIVYTTKNSLLENKIISSEKTITELSDEEQESPVCMSGQCKQLSSKILSYMNHSANPCDDFYEYACGGMESDPQISNVDLSMQVLERIKNSIKKFNHHPEYLSFTKYVDSCMRYDDYSTKNERIVQAKNVLSKIGKFYTASNWENNFHLTQLIANMILHNNPILFDIVPDVNEMNPKKFILSLRPPDNLSKYLNYTSCVEDIDDLTGEIDLEELYSNYKSCKNNTRKLHNSVTKALKEFDIFEEFYSLDNITEYINEIVIDINYQVIKALFSNYPPDSEIRAAYESKDYGIITLSDLEDHSKLLNWTKLISIITGMTFEPHDELQIYFKNNIFNALNTLENFGKTHLRELNNALLGLYARNLYIELVESTSFKDLENYCYNNAMNYLPIETSYIYISSFSENELNYTSSMIQKIFIELKETLRLNFEKLEWTNEEGRAELIQKLEGLKISIPDISYFNNSLQLIMTDDYFNNTIILMKHSRREMYNTLEIKPSNPEQLWTYFAKPYQSSFQTLYGLNLILVPLGAIDWTSIKKYDQTFDYLILSNVGNLIAREIANYFGSNGIKYWNGTRDSPFALLDDDFTKTNYDDYINCQNQSLFQEPIHMILSSHNKHIRFMIPQLTLNSRLSDAMGVKLAHDTLARIGSTSAKLLPWLNLNINQLFYLTYTQSHCTKIPLTKFSISLYENTILPSRVRIFATTTNNKAFGELWNCPEASQLLPNFSCGIFPYLEYQSVVIETA